The Triticum aestivum cultivar Chinese Spring chromosome 3A, IWGSC CS RefSeq v2.1, whole genome shotgun sequence genome includes a region encoding these proteins:
- the LOC123062528 gene encoding coatomer subunit zeta-1 gives MKRKMKKNYSTLSSLSLLIFVLVALPPPALAQQQPAAPSGTPSSIPPPAPANPSSPLDMGSCPSVKNILVLDAEGKRVAVKYYADDWPSAASKLAFEKSLFVKTQKTSARAEADVVMFDGYIIVYKFIQDLHFFVTGGDEENELILASVLQGFSDAVGVLLRNNVDKRTALENLDLIFLCLDEVVDGGIVLETDGNVIAEKVSGHGLEGAGSFTEQTISQALATAREHFARSLLK, from the exons atgaaaaggaaaatgaaaaaaaactacTCCACTCTGTCCTCGTTGTCATTATTGATCTTCGTCCTGGTCGCCCTCCCTCCGCCTGCGCTCGCACAGCAGCAACCCGCCGCTCCCTCCGGCACGCCGTCGTCCATCCCGCCCCCGGCGCCCGCAAATCcgtcctcccccctcgacatg GGGTCCTGCCcttcggtcaagaacatcctcgtGCTGGACGCGGAGGGGAAGCGCGTGGCCGTCAAGTACTACGCCGACGACTGGCCCTCCGCGGCCTCCAAGTTGGCTTTCGAGAAGTCGCTCTTCGTGAAGACCCAGAAGACCAGCGCCAGAGCAGAGG CTGATGTGGTAATGTTTGATGGCTACATTATTGTGTACAAGTTCATCCAagatctccatttttttgtaactGGAGGGGATGAGGAGAATGAGCTCATTTTAGCGTCAGTTCTTCAGGGGTTTTCTGATGCTGTTGGCGTTCTTCTCAG AAACAATGTAGACAAAAGGACTGCACTTGAAAATCTGGATCTCATCTTTTTGTGCCTTGACGAAGTTGTTGATGGAGG GATTGTTCTGGAAACGGATGGAAATGTGATAGCCGAGAAGGTGTCAGGCCATGGATTGGAAGGAGCTGGGTCGTTCACTGAGCAG ACGATAAGCCAAGCCCTAGCGACAGCAAGAGAGCACTTCGCGAGGTCTCTTCTGAAGTAG
- the LOC123062529 gene encoding protein ALP1-like — translation MAPLRGAKRRKRHPEKALPAGVMAPLPPPDAADWWDSFSRRLAAGHYSKDCQNFESVFKMSRKTFDYICTLITGDFSRKTQGFRNFRFGDKMILALEDQVAVALLRLTTGESLLSIGNRFGMNHSAISNITWKFIESLEDHAISHLKWPDPEEMATIKAKFEKLQGLPNCCGAIDTTHILMCSSAQPNSNVWLDCENRNSMVLQAVVDPDMRFRDVVSGWPGSMDDSCILRTSGFYKLCEKGGRLDGQMELPGEPAGSVVREYIIGDTGYPLLPWLMTPYQERDLSPAKAAFNKQHATARMVVQGAMARLKERWQVLKGELWRPDKHRLPRIIYACCLLTNIMIDLGDTHRERAPASHDHDDGYYQQFSNVADDGAVAQRDVLCQYVSRLGGKLPE, via the exons atggCACCACTGAGGGGGGCCAAGCGCCGGAAGCGGCACCCCGAGAAGGCCCTGCCGGCGGGGGTGATGGCGCCCTTGCCCCCGCCCGACGCCGCCGATTGGTGGGACTCCTTCTCCCGCAGGCTTGCAGCAG GACACTACTCCAAAGACTGCCAGAACTTTGAGTCAGTCTTCAAGATGTCGaggaagacattcgactacatttGCACTCTGATTACCGGGGACTTCTCAAGAAAGACACAGGGTTTCAGAAATTTCAGGTTTGGAGACAAGATGATTCTTGCGTTGGAGGATCAAGTAGCTGTTGCTCTGTTGAGACTGACGACTGGTGAGTCACTTCTGAGCATAGGGAATCGCTTTGGAATGAACCACTCAGCAATCTCAAACATCACTTGGAAGTTCATTGAGTCCTTGGAGGATCACGCAATCAGTCATCTGAAGTGGCCTGACCCTGAGGAGATGGCGACCATCAAAGCAAAGTTCGAAAAGCTCCAGGGCCTCCCCAACTGCTGCGGCGCCATAGACACAACACACATCCTCATGTGCTCTTCAGCTCAGCCTAACAGCAATGTCTGGCTTGACTGTGAGAACAGGAACAGCATGGTCCTGCAGGCCGTTGTCGACCCCGACATGCGGTTCAGAGACGTTGTCAGTGGCTGGCCTGGGAGCATGGATGACTCCTGCATCCTGCGCACCTCGGGCTTCTACAAGCTGTGCGAGAAAGGCGGGAGGCTGGACGGACAAATGGAGCTTCCTGGGGAGCCAGCAGGGTCAGTGGTCAGAGAGTACATCATCGGGGACACGGGCTACCCTCTCCTTCCCTGGCTGATGACTCCATACCAAGAGCGCGATCTGTCTCCAGCAAAAGCAGCATTCAACAAGCAGCACGCCACGGCGAGAATGGTGGTGCAGGGTGCTATGGCCAGGCTGAAGGAAAGGTGGCAGGTACTCAAGGGGGAGCTGTGGAGGCCTGACAAGCACCGGCTACCGAGGATCATCTACGCCTGCTGCCTGCTCACCAACATCATGATCGACCTCGGGGACACACACAGAGAACGGGCACCGGCGTCGCACGACCATGATGACGGTTACTATCAGCAGTTCAGCAATGTGGCCGACGACGGTGCGGTTGCACAGAGGGACGTGCTTTGCCAGTATGTCAGCAGGCTAGGCGGCAAATTGCCGGAGTGA